The Pygocentrus nattereri isolate fPygNat1 chromosome 1, fPygNat1.pri, whole genome shotgun sequence genome window below encodes:
- the LOC108429644 gene encoding hemicentin-2 has protein sequence MLLFPKLAGLVLIVLINGETPDSTVGQTVGPDGPQPPPTVTSDPLDITVHETPDRVSISTVGQTVGPDGPQPPPTVTSDPLDTTVQAPCILTLQPPKVVVKYGDKASANCSTTTDHIGMGWEASQGPVDMKDDVQLITWSVDSLVEWGIKPFCFMNPNPDKQCKVHLNVTIYKTPESVSISTVNHTGPMIEGGQYELQCDIQNVAPAELLTVSWFKGDTLVNKETFANSIKTPVNRSATLQISPSRADDGAQYRCEAELDLGPEGPQPPPTVTSDPLNITVHYKPVIDCSNWTPLINTSLDSFPFAVMGKPQWRTKWHQGTSRIPSTKRLSKKDSGQYSYCASNKIGSECCATNITVEYGPEFDCPSEYESREHTLFLANCNVTASPEADVSWSRDGRNVERPHNLTRRDNGLYKVTAQNKHGTEHHVLTINVLYGPEIESGDESVEVYEGRDVTLSCTTEGNPEPEVKWSFNNQSKTTGGRQTTLTISGATPADGGEYTCTATNTFGSQTKRIFLVVKGRRLITDVNVGCSSYSLCNHM, from the exons AGACTCCAGACAGGGTGTCCATCAGCACTGTGGGTCAGACTGTGGGACCAGAcggacctcagcctcctcctACAGTCACATCAGATCCCCTCGACACTACTGTGCAAG CTCCTTGTATCCTCACTCTTCAGCCTCCTAAAGTGGTGGTTAAATATGGAGATAAAGCCTCAGCAAATTGTTCCACTACTACTGACCACATAGGGATGGGCTGGGAGGCCTCTCAAGGACCAGTGGACATGAAGGATGATGTACAATTAATCACCTGGAGTGTAGACAGTCTTGTAGAGTGGGGCATAAAACCATTTTGCTTCATGAATCCTAATCCAGACAAGCAGTGCAAAGTTCATCTCAATGTTACTATTTACA AAACTCCAGAAAGTGTGTCCATCAGCACTGTGAATCACACTGGGCCGATGATTGAGGGTGGACAGTATGAGCTCCAGTGTGACATTCAGAATGTTGCTCCTGCTGAGCTCCTCACTGTGAGCTGGTTCAAAGGAGACACTCTAGTGAATAAGGAAACCTTTGCTAACTCGATCAAGACTCCAGTGAATCGGTCAGCTACACTCCAGATCTCCCCCAGCAGAGCTGATGATGGAGCTCAGTACAGGTGTGAAGCAGAACTGGATCTGGGACCAGAAGGACCTCAACCTCCTCCTACAGTGACGTCAGATCCCCTCAACATTACAGTACATT ACAAGCCTGTAATAGATTGTTCCAATTGGACTCCTTTGATAAATACCTCTCTGGACTCATTTCCTTTCGCTGTTATGGGCAAGCCACAATGGCGCACCAAGTGGCATCAAGGAACTTCACGGATTCCATCTACTAAGCGTCTCAGCAAAAAGGACTCTGGCCAGTATTCATACTGTGCCTCCAATAAGATTGGCAGTGAATGCTGTGCTACCAATATCACAGTGGAGT ATGGCCCTGAATTCGACTGTCCTTCAGAGTATGAGAGCAGAGAACACACACTCTTCTTAGCAAATTGCAATGTTACGGCTTCTCCTGAAGCTGATGTCTCCTGGTCCAGAGATGGAAGAAATGTGGAACGTCCACACAACCTCACCAGGAGAGATAACGGCTTATACAAAGTAACTGCGCAGAACAAGCATGGAACTGAACATCACGTCTTGACCATTAATGTTCTTT ATGGTCCAGAAATAGAGTCAGGAGATGAGTCAGTAGAGGTGTATGAAGGCAGGGATGTGACTCTGTCCTGCACTACTGAGGGGAACCCAGAGCCTGAAGTCAAGTggagcttcaacaatcagtctAAGACCACTGGAGGGAGACAGACGACACTGACGATTTCTGGAGCCACGCCTGCTGATGGTGGGGAGTATACATGCACTGCAACGAACACATTTGGGAGCCAGACAAAGAGAATCTTCTTGGTGGTGAAAGGTAGGCGTCTCATCACTGATGTGAATGTGGGCTGTAGCTCATATTCTCTTTGCAATCATATGTAA